Genomic DNA from Pseudomonas sp. CCC3.1:
GCAGTGCGCCGCAATGGTTGCAGGCGCTGGTCAAAATCAAGACGCCGTTGTTGCCGTTCGCGGTGGTGGTGTGTGTGTTGCTGGCCGTGGCGGTGCATCTGTTTCTGATGCGTTCAACCTGGGGCGTGGTGTTGCGCGGCGCCGGTGGCAACCCGTTGGCGATTGCCAAGGCCGGGTGGTCGTTACTGCGGATCAAGGTCACGTTGTACGCCATGGCGGGCACGTTTGGCGTGCTCTCAGGCTTGTTTCTGGTGGGTTTGACCACGTCGGCTGACGCCAACATGGCCTTGCGTTACACCTTGCTGTCGATTGCCGGAGTGATTCTGGGCGGCGGTGAATTCACCGGCGGACGGGTTTCGCCCGTGGGTGCGGTGCTGGGGGCATTGACCCTGGTGCTGGCCGGGTCGCTGTTGTCGTTTATCCGCATTTCGCCGGATTGGCAGATCGGCGCCCAGGGCGCGATTTTGATTCTGGTGCTGGCCCTGCGCACTGCCGTCAACCGTCTAGAGGCTCGTCCAGCATGAACCTGAACCTTCATTTCGACCGTGTGCGCAGCAAACCCTGGTTGTGGTCGTTTCTGGCGGCCTTACTGGTGTGGCTCGCGACTCTGGTGTTTACCCGAGGCGAGGGCGCGGGAGCATTGACCTCCAGCGCGCTGTCTTTTTCAGCCTTTTTTGTGATCGTCGGTGTGGGGCAGATGTTAGTCATCACCACCGGCCCCGGCAATATCGACCTGTCGATCCCGGCCAATATCGCCCTGAGCGGTGCGGTCGGGATGAAGCTGATGGACAGCCAGAACGATCTGATCGTCCTGGGCGTGATTGGCGTGCTGGGCGTCGGGGTGTTGGTGGGGTGTGCCAACTACGCACTGATTCGCGTGCTGCGGATCCCGCCGATCATTGCCACGCTGTCGGCCAGCTTTTTGTTGCAGTCCGTGGCCATCGCTTACGGGCGCAGTGTGCGGATTGCACCGCCGGAGCTGTTTTATCAGTTCTCGACCGGGAACGTGATGGGCGTGCCTTATCTGGCGGTCGCGGTGATCGTGCTGACGGTCTTTGCAGGCTACCTGCTGAGCCGCACGCTCTATGGCCGCTGGGCATTGGCCGTGGGCCAGAACATGCGGGCGGCCGAGTTGGCCGGGGTACGGGTCGAGCGTGTGCGCTGGGCGACGTACGTGCTGAGCGCAGTGTTTGCCAGCCTCTGCGGTGTGTTGCTGGCGGGGTTTTCCGGTGGCGCGTCGCTGAGCATGGGCGATGAATACCTGCTGGCTTCGATTGCCGTGGTGGTGATCGGCGGCACGTCGGTGGCGGGCGGGTTTTCCAACGTGCCGGGCCTGTGGGGTGCGGCGCTGTTTCTGTATTTGCTGGTCAGCATGCTCAACACCTTTGGGGCCAGCGCGGGTGTGCGGCTGATCCTTACCGGGGTCATCATTATTGCGGTGATCGCCGCCGTTAGCGGGCGCAAAAGCCTGCGTAGCCTTTGAGTCAGGACCGAGAAATGAACGACGAGATTTACCAATACAACGACAATCGCTTTCGTAACCTGACGATACCCAACACCCAACTGGAGCGCCTCTATGAAGGGTGCCGCTGGGCAGAAGGCCCGGTATGGTTCAACGATGGCGGCTACCTGCTGTGGAGCGACATCCCTAACCAGCGCATCTTGCGCTGGATCCCGGGGCAGCCTGTCTCGGTGTTTCGCACGGAATCTAACTTTGCCAACGGCAACACCCGTGACCTGCAAGGGCGGCTGGTGACCTGCCAGCACGGCACCCGAAGCGTCACCCGCACCGAGCCGGATGGCCGAATCACGGTGCTTGCCGATCAGTTCGAAGGCAAACGTCTCAACTCGCCTAATGACGTGGTGGTGCACAGTGATGGCGGTATCTGGTTCACCGACCCGACCTACGGCATTCTCAGCGACTACGAAGGCTATCAGGCCGAGCCGGAACAGAGCGGGCGCAATGTGTTTCGTATTGACCCGAACACGTTTGAAATCACCTGCGTTGCCGATGACTTCGAACAGCCCAACGGTCTGGCATTTTCGCCGGATGGAAAGACCCTGTACGTCGCCGATTCGGCCCGTTCTCACGACCCGGATGCCGCGCACCATATTCGTGCCCTGCAGGTCATTGATAACTGCCGGCTAGGCCCGTCACGTGTGTTGGCGCAAATCGAACCGGGTATTCCGGACGGCTTGCGGGTCGATGTTCAGGGCAATATCTGGACCAGTGCCGGTGACGGGGTTCAGTGTTTCGATAAAAACGGTGTGCTGCTGGGCAAGATTCTATTGCCTGAAAAAGTGGCCAATCTGACGTTTGGCGGGCCACGGCGTAATCGCCTGTTCATCACGGCCAATACATCGCTGTACTCGATCTTTGTTGCGGTTGCGGGGGCTCAGTGGCCGTGAGGCGCACGCTTAGCGCTTGCTGTTGAAGCGCTCAGTTTCATAGGGGCTTCAATCTGTACCTCGTTATAGCCCGTACCGTTTGGTGTGCTGCGGCTGCGCAGCACACTACACAGGCTGCTGTTACCCGGCTGGCGATCTGCAGGGCCACAACTCTCAGACAGACAGCCGGTGATCATCGGCTGGTCGGGGTTGCCTTTGAAGAATGCCACCAGCACCTCTGTGCCGACGGGTGGCGGGGTTTCCCAGCTGGGAGGCATTGGCAGCCAACAGCAGCTGTTTTGAGCTTTTTGCACTTGGCTGTGCCAGTGAAACTGCACCTTGACCCGCTGGGCCGTGTCATTTTTGATCACGCGCGCGATGTGCGTCTCCAGTACGCAGGGCCGAGTGTGTTTGCATGCCGGGCGATAGGCCTCGCCCAGCAATGTGACGGCAAACTGATTGCGATAACCCTGAACAAAACCGTCTGTGGGTGTGTGCTCCAGTGTGTGCGGTTGTTTGCCTTGGTGATGAATTTCGGTCAGCAGCCACATTGCGTTGAAATAGCCGCTGTTCAACGCGGACGGATGGTTTTTATCGAAGAGAAACGGCGTCGGATGCTCAAGTGCCGAGAAAGCATTCTGGTTATCGCCAAACACCAGCAGATGCCCCTGGCGGGTGTGCTGGAAGTGATAGTGAATGCCTTCTTCTTCGCACAGGCGCTGGAGAAAGTGCAGGTCGGTTTCATGATGTTGCACGCAGTAATCACGAACGTGACACACGTGTTCGAGCTTGAACGCATAGGTGTCACTGAAGATGCTGTGTTCTTTGAGGAGTTGCCCAATGATTTGCTCGGCGGTTTGCTGCTCAAAGATGCGCTGGTTGGTGCGATGCTCAAGGTACGCCAGTTGCGGTACCAGGGTCAGTGTGTAAAGCGTGAAGTCGGGGTGGGGAAGGCCTTGGGCGATGGCATAGATTTGCCCGTGAACGCCTTGGCCATCGGTGCCGTAGGCCAGAAAGGCAGGCTGATGCAGCAGTTCAACGAGGTCCAGATTGGCGTGTTCGCAGACAATCTCGACAACGAAGGTATAAGGCAAATTGATGGCTTCGTTGCCGTTGAAGGAAAGAACGTGAAAGGCGTTGGTAATACCTTCGACCGTGAGACTGAAACGAGGAAGAGGGAGTATGCGTGACATGTTCGCGATTCCTTGCGCTGCGGGCACCCTGATGTAACAAAACGTCAGGAAAACTGTGGGTCACGCAAGTGTGCAAGCCGTTTTTGAAACTGGCTGTAGTACAAATCCTTTTAGTACTTAAGGAGTAAGCGAAGATTGGGTAGGGATGTTTTGTAGGTTGTCTAGGGTCTGTACGAAATGTTTTCAACGCCGCATAACCGAGCGTAGATACATTTCGTACAGAACCTAGGCCCAGCCCACAGTGACGGCGGTCAGCACCAGATACCGAGCGCCTTTAGCCAGCGTCACGATCAGCACGAAACTCCACAATGGTTCGCGCATGACACCGGCGATGACAGTCAATGGATCGCCAATAACAGGCACCCAACTTAACAACAAGGACCAGCGCCCGTAGCGCAGGTAGAAACGTTGTGCCTTGTCCAATTGGGGGTCGCTGACCGGGAACCAGCGGTGATGGCGAAAGCGTTCAATCGAGCGCCCCAATACCCAGTTCAAGACAGAACCGAGCACATTGCCCAGCGTCGCGACGCATAGCAGGGTTATAGCGACATAGTTGCCGGACAGCAACATGGCCACCAGCACGGCTTCAGATTGCATGGGCAGTATCGACGCGGCGCCGAACGCCGCGAAGAACAGGCCAAGGTAGCTGGTGAGTTCAAACACTCAAGTGCCTGCGTTAGTGGTTTTAATGGAGTTGCGTAGCAGCTGCCGAGCTGCGCGAGGCTGCGTCCGATTGCGCAGCGATCGTAAATAACGAACGCAAGGCTTAACTGATGTACCCTACAGCCCTTTCTTCACGACGGCAGCACCGCCGGACGTAGCCTCGCGCAGCTCGGCAACTGCTACGGGTGGTGGAGTTGCTATGGGCAGCCTTATCGCAGGCTTGGCCCGCAATCACAAGTCTTGCGTTTCCAGCACGTAACGCAATGAAGCGGGTAAGGTCTCGCCGTGGCTCATGCCGTCGAAGGTGTGGTAATCAACGGTCAGCCCCGGAATGCCGCTCAACTGGTGTTTCAACTGTTGCATCAAACGATCCGCTTGTCCGACGCTGGGCCCGCGCGGGTTGCCGGGTTCGGCGGTGCCGCGCATCAAGAGCAGGTGCGCATGATGGCCGTCGAGGCGTTGTTTAAAGTTAGCGGGCGGTTTGACCTCGGTCCACCACAACGACGGGCTGGCGGCCGCGTAATGGGCAAATTCTGCGGGCCGGGTGAGCAGGGCGTGCAGCACCAGCAAGCCGCCGTAGGAATGGCCCCACAGGGTTTGCTGTTGCAGGTTGATCGGTGCCTGGGCAGCAACGGCCGGACGCATTTTGTCACGCAGCAAGTCGAGGAATTCGTCGGCACCGCCGCTCGGTTGATCGGTCAAGGGGTCGGCTTGCCGGGCGAGACCGGGCCTGTTCGGGGTGTAGTCATAGGTGCGAGCAGTGCGCTCAATGCGCAGTGGCGTCTGGTAGCCGACGGCGACCAGCAATGGCGCTTTGCCGTCGGCCAGCGTTTTCAGTAACGGCGGGTCCAGTGCGCCGATGGCCGCATTGCCATCGAGCATCCATACCAGCGGGTAACCCCCTGCGGGCGGCGGGGTCGTGGGGCGGCCAATCCACAGTTGGTAATGGCGCTGGCCGTCTGCGGAATCAATCAATAGGCTGCTGAAGCGGTAGCTCAAGTCGTTGCGCTGCAGCAGGCGGGTATCCATTGGCTGGTCAGGCGCAGGCCTGGCCTGCGCGGCTTGCACTGGCAAGGCCAGGGCAAGCAGCAACGCCAAAAGGAGAGGCAGGTTTCTCATCAGGCGATCTCGTTATGGTTTAAAACGATGCAGTCAGGCTGGTGTAAATCGTGCGCCCCGGCTCGTTGTAAGTGGCGGCCCCGGCCCCGGCAATGTTGGTCACGCCCTGAGCATTGCCTGCGCGGAACAGGCGTTTGTCAAACAGGTTGTCGACGCCCGCCGTCACGCTCAGGTGACTGGTGATGGCGTAGGTGCCGCTGATACCGGTGATGGCATAAGGCGATACCTGGTGGTTGGAGGTACCGGTGACACGGTCGCCGTGGTAGTCATATTTTTTCGGCGTTTGCTTGCCGTACCAGGCCACGCTGGCTTGCAGCGACAGGTCTTGAGTGGCCTGCCAGTCCAGCATCGAGTTCAGGGTGTAACGCGGCGTGACAGACAGGTAGTCCCCGGTTTCCTTGTTTTTCGATTGCAGCATGTAGGTGAAGTTGTTGGTCCAGGTGACTTGCGGCGCCAGTGGCAGCGCCAGCGTGCCTTCCAGGCCTTCCACCAGTGCCTTGGGTATGTTTTCCCATTGATAGATCGCCGCATTGGCGTAAGTGCCAGTGCCGCCCACGGCGGTGCCGACCGGAGTCATGCCGGATTCGATCTTGTTTTTGTAGTCGTTGCGAAAGTACGTCAGACCCGCCACTACACCCTCGTGTTTGTACTCGATGCCCAGCTCTTTGTTGACGCTGGTTTCGGCCTTGAGGTCGGCGTTGCCTTGCAAGTAGCAACTGGTGCTTTGGCCGTAGCAGCCCTGGCCACGGCTATACAGCAGATAGTCAGGATCGAGCTGGTACAGGTTGGGCGCCTTGTAGGAACGGGCGATGCCTGCCTTGAGTGTCACGGTGTCGGTCAAGGCATGCGACAGGTTGAGCGACGGGCTCCAGTTGTCGCCCACAACGCTGTGATGATCCAGGCGCAAGCCGGGTGTGAGCATGGTGCCGGGGTACAGCTCAATGTTGTCGGCTGCAAACAGCGAGAAAATCTGCGCCGCCGACTCGGTGCTGCGGTTGGTGCTGGTCAGGCCGCTGACCGAGCCGCCTTCGCTGGTGGTCTGGGTATTGGCGCTTGGGTCGTCGAGTTTTTGCTGGGTCCACTCGGTGCCCAGGGTCAGCGTTTGGTCGAAACCGGCGTGCAGCGGTAAGTTGACCTCGCCATGGGCGGTCAGATCCTTCAGTACGGCGGTGTAGAAATCGTTGCTGCTGAAGATGCCTTCTGTGCCACCCGCAAGGCCTTCATTGATCCGCGTGTTGCGAGTCTTTTCGTATTGCAGGTAGGCCATGCTGTTACCGAAATCCCAATCGGCGCGGTGAGTCAGCGCGTAGGTTTCGCGGTAAGTGCGGTTAGTTTCGTGGCCCAACAGGTTTTTCACGTAGGTGTTGCTGTTGGTGTTTTGCGTGTCGCCGCTATAGATATTGCCCTGGCGGCTGTACCCGGCTTCGAAATCCAGGGTTTGGTCGGGAGTGATGCGCCAGCTCAGCAAGCCATTCACGTCTTTGTTGCGCACGCCTTCGCGGCCTGCTGGCAGGGTGCCTGCCTGGGTGCCGGTGCGCTCCGATTCGTGGCCGGAGTTGATGTCCCAGTCATCCGAATCGGTTTTCGCGACGTTGCCATAGACCCGATAGCTCAGGTTGTCAGTCAGCGGGCCATTGAGGCCGAAGCTCACCCGTTTGGTGGCACCTTCGTCACCGTGGGTCGGGAAGTTGCTGTACACCGTGGCGTTGCCGTGGGTTTCAGTCCCTGCCTGTTTGGTGATGATATTGACCACCCCGCCCGCAGCGCCGTTGCCGTAAAGCGCCGCCGCCGGACCACGCAGCACTTCGATACGCTCGACCTGATCAGCGGGTACCCAGTTGGTGTCGCCTCGGCTGTCACGCTCACCGCGCCAGCCGTAGCGCACAGAGTTGCGGCTGTTGACCGGCTTGCCATCCACCAGAATCAGCGTGTTTTCCGGGCCCATGCCGCGAATGTCGATCTGGCGGTTGTTGCCGCGCTGGCCGCTGGTGGAGTTACCCGTCAGGTTCACCCCCGGCATGGTCCGAATGATCTGTGACAGGTCATTGGCCGGCGGGCGTTTCTTGATGTCTTCGGCGGTGATGATCGACACCCCAGGCGCCTGCTTGGTTTCTTCCAGTGCAGTGGCAACGACGTTGGTGTTTTGCAGTTCCAGTGGCGCAGGGGTGGTGTCCTGAGTAGCAGCATGAACGGAACTGGCCAGCAACCAGCAGCTGGACAAGACAAAAGGGGCGAGAGGGCGCAGCGCATGTAACGACATCAGGTGATCTCCGAGACAACCAGATACAAGAAGATCACGAATGATAATAACTGCTAATTGAGAGTAAAGCGCATTAACTTTCTAAACACTTCTCGGCAGGCAACAACAGATGCATGCACAGGCCCGTCGGGCTATTGGTTGCCCACAATCGGCCTTGTTGCAGTTCGATAGCACGCTGGGCAATGGCCAGCCCCAGGCCGAAACCTTCACCGATTGAGCCCTTGAGGCGCTGATACGGCACAAACAGGTCAGGCAAGTCTTCAGCGGCCACGCCGGAGCCTTCATCTTTAAGGCATAAATGCCAAGCGTCGCCTTCGCGCCAGCCGCTTAACGTCACCTTGCCGTGTGCAGGCGAATACCGAATGGCATTGCGCAGCAGGTTTTCCAGGGCCTGGGCCAGGCTGTCGAGGTGCACATGCACATAACAATCGGTGCCGAGCAGGCAAGGCAGCCGCTCGGGAGCCCAGCCACTTTCGAAACAGGCGTCTTCACACAGCGCCTCCCATACCGACAACACCAGTACGGGTTCGCTGCGCAGTTGTGGGCGTTCAGTGTCCATCCAGGCCAGGTTCAGGGTGTCTTCCAGCAAGCGCTGCATGTCATCGATTTCACGGTCCAGCCGTTGGCGCAATTGGTCCGGCGGCAAAAGGCTGTCATGGGCGATACGCAAACGGGCCAGCGGCGTGCGCAGTTCGTGAGACAAGGTGCGCAGCAATAAACGCTGCTGGTTCAGGCTGCTGCGCAGGCGGCTGGCCATGTGCTCAAAGGCTTGAGCCAGTTCGCCCAGCTCATCGCGGCGCTTGATCAACGGCAGCGGCACCTCACTGTCCAGGTCATCGGCCCGTAGCGCGTCGGCCCGGTCGCGCAAGCGATTGAGTGGCAGCACCAAATGCCGATACAGCAACAGCCCGAGCAGGGCGGCGAGCAAGGTGGGCATCACGCCATGGCTGAGCACGTGGGTCCAGGGGGTGAGGCCACTTGGCAGCATGCGTTCAGGGAGCTGGATGACCAGTTGGCCTTGGTCAGGGTGGTTCGGGAACGGGATGCTGACGTAGGGCAGTGCGTCTTGCAGGCGTCTACTCATGGGCCAATGCAGTTGGCGCATAAAGGTCAACTGGCGATAAATCTGGGGCGTCAGCGGGGTGTTGCTCAGGCTTTCGAGGTTCGGGCCCAGTACGCTGACCCAGGTGTTTTCTTTGGCGGCCAGTTGCTGGGTGAAGCGTTCGAGCCCCGGCGTGCCTTGTGCTTGCCAGAGACTCTCGGCTTGTTGGGCGTAGTCGCCCAGATAATCACGCTCTTGCGCAGACAAGAAATAGGTTCGGCGCTCGGCCGAAAGGCCCCAGATCCAGATAATCCAGGTCAGCAGCAAACAGAAGCTGACTTGCAGCAGCGCCAGCTTCCACAACAAGGGATGACGGCGCATCAGGTACGCTCCGTCTCGACCAGGATGTAACCCTGACCGCGCACGGCCTGAATCTGAATATGCTGCGCGCCGATGGCGGCCAGCTTGCGCCGCACATTGCACACATGCACGTCCAGGCCACGATCCAGGCGGGTATAAATGCGGTGCAGCACATGCTGGTACAGAAACGCTTTGCTCAGGGGTTCGCCACCGTGTTCGTGCAGGGTCATCAACACGCGATATTCCGACAGGGTTAGCCCGGCGCTCTGGCCGTTATGCACGACGTCTTGCGCCGCCTCGTCAAAGCTCAATGCGCCGTTTTGACGCTCCGCAGGTACGGGCTTGAGCATGGCCATGCGCCGCAGCAGGGCGTCGGTGCGGGCGTCCAGTTCCGCGAGGCTGAAAGGTTTGGGCAGATAGTCATCGGCGCCCCGGGTAAAACCGGTGATGCGGTCTTGTTCGTTGCCCAGTGCCGACATCAGCATCACGGGGATATTTTGCTGGCTGCGCAGGGCTTCAAGCAGCGACAGGCCATCCATGCCCGGCAACATGATGTCGAGCAGCACCAGATCAAACGGACGTTCCTGTAAGGCCTTCAGGCCTTGAATGCCGTCAGGACAACTGGTCACGGTAAAGCCTCGCAGCAGCAGATGACGCTCCAGGTCGTGTCGCAGTCTGAAATCGTCTTCTACCAACAGCAGGTGAGTGGGTATAGGCATAGGGGGTTCTAATGAGAATATTTCACATTTGCGAATATCCCATTAATGTCAATGCTTCGCAAATGCTATCAAGGACGACGCGTCAGCTTTTATCAGTCTGGCGCGCAGGTTGCACAGCGGATCTGATCAACTACAGGTCGGATTCACACAAAAAAGGCGTCTTTGCATCTGTTCGAATGATCCTCAACGGCCCGCCCCGATGGCGGCTTCTGAAGTGCGATCACAGACAAGGGTAAATGACATGCAAATGCCTAAAACCATCCAGATCAAGAACGGCGAAAAAGTCACGCCGACGTTCTCGGCCCAGGAATACGCCAATCGCCAGGCCAAGCTGCGCGCCTATATGGCGCAAAACAACATCGATGCGGCGGTGTTCACCTCGTACCACAACCTCAACTATTACAGCGATTTCCTGTACTGCTCGTTCGGGCGCAACTATGCGCTGGTGGTCACGCAGGAGAGCGCGGTGACTATCAGCGCCAACATCGACGGTGGCCAGCCATGGCGCCGGACCATGGGCACCGACAACATCGTGTACACCGACTGGCAGCGCGACAACTACTTCGTCGCTATCCAGCAAGCGCTGCCCAAGGCCGGGCGTATCGGCATCGAATTCGACCACATGAACCTGCTCAATCGCGACAAGCTGGCCAGTCGTTACCCGCAAGCTGAGTTCGTCGACATCGCAGCGCCGTGCATGCGCATGCGCATGATCAAGTCCGCCGAAGAGCACGCCATCATTCGTCATGGCGCGCGCATTGCCGACATTGGCGGCGCGGCCATTGTCGAAGCCCTGCGTGACCAAGTGCCGGAATACGAAGTGGCGCTGCACGCAACTCAGGCCATGGTCCGCGAAATTGCCCGCACCTTCCCGGACTCCGAACTGATGGACACCTGGACCTGGTTCCAGTCGGGTATCAACACCGATGGTGCGCACAACCCGGTGACCACCCGCAAGGTCAACAAAGGCGACATTCTGAGCCTTAACTGCTTCCCGATGATTGCCGGTTACTACACCGCGCTGGAACGTACCCTGTTCCTCGATCACTGCTCTGACGAACACCTGCGGTTGTGGGAAGTGAACGTCAAAGTGCACGAGGCCGGATTAAAACTGATCAAGCCGGGCATGCGCTGCTCGGACATCGCCTTGCAATTGAACGAAATTTTCCTTGAGCACGACCTGCTGCAATACCGCACCTTTGGCTATGGCCACTCATTCGGCACGTTAAGCCACTACTACGGCCGAGAAGCCGGGCTGGAACTGCGTGAAGACATCGACACCGTGCTGGAACCGGGGATGGTGGTGTCGATTGAGCCGATGATCATGATCCCTGAAGGCCGGCCGGGCGCGGGTGGCTATCGCGAGCACGACATTTTGATCGTCAATGAGCAGGGCGGTGAAAACATCACCCATTTCCCGTATGGCCCGCAGCACAACATCATCAAGCAATAACCTGTGTGGGAGCACTTCAGACATCTGTGGGAGCCTGGCTTGCCAGCGATGGCATCGGCGCGGTTTAAACCGTAAAACCGCAGCGTCTGTATCGCTGGCAAGCCAGGCTCCCACCGTTTGAGGTGTGCCAAACGTTCTGAACACCCAACGCATGCGCGCTCAGACGCGCAGCGTTTTCTGACCCATTACCCCTGCCAACAAAAGCACAATGAGGGTATTTGTCATGTCCACAGTTTCGTCCACGCTGTCCCTGACCGTCGAACAACAGCTCGAACTCAGCAGTGAACGCAAGGCATTGCGCCGTGCGGCCACGGCCAGTTTTCTGGGCAACTTTGTCGAGTGGTTTGACTACGCTGCTTATGGCTATCTGGCGACGGTCATCGCCTTGACGTTTTTCCCGCAGACCGATGCCGCCACCGGGTTGCTGGCAACCTTCGCGGTGTTTGCGCTGTCGTTTATCGTGCGTCCGATCGGAGGGCTTATCTGGGGCCATTTCGGAGACAAATACGGGCGCCGCAGTGCCTTGGCCTGGTCGATTCTGATCATGACCGTCTCTACTTTTTGCATTGGCTTGCTGCCGGGCTACAACCATATCGGTCTGTGGGCACCCGCATTACTGTTGCTGATCCGGCTGGTGCAGGGCTTTTCGGCGTCCGGCGAATACGCGGGGGCATCGGCGTTTTTGGCCGAATATGCGCCCGAGGGCAAACGCGGTTTCTACACCAGTATCGTTCCGGCGAGTACCGCGGCCGGTCTGTTGTTTGGCGCTGTGTTTGTGGCGGGGCTGCACGCGCTGATGACTGTCGAAAACCTCCACGACTGGGGCTGGCGCTTGCCTTTTCTGCTGGCCGCGCCTTTTGGCCTGGTCGGGCGTTATATCCGCATGAGCTTGCAGGACTCACCCAAGTTCCTGGAGATGGAAAAACGCCTGGAAGCCAAGGAGTGCGCGACCCATGCGCCGATTCGTGAATTGCTCACGGTGCATCGCCGTGCCGTGATGATCGGCATTGGTGTGACCTGCCTGAACGCCGTGGCGTTTTACCTGCTGCTCAGCTACATGCCGACTTACCTGTCGACGGAAATGGGCATGAGTGAAAGCGATTCATTTATGGCGTCCACCGTGTCACTGGCGACCTACATCGGCTTGATCTTCTTGATGGGCAAACTGTCTGACCGTTTCGGTCGAAAAACCATGCTGGTGGCTGCGTCAGTGTTGTTTCTGGCACTGACATTTCCGCTGTTCGGGATGCTGGGCAACCCGTCGCTGGTGGTGATCCTGATGATCCAGATTGCCTTTGGCGCGATTCTGGCGATGAACGACGGCACCTTGCCGTGCTTTCTGGCCGAAATCTTCCCGACCCGAGTGCGTTTCAGCGGCTTTGCCTTCAGCTTCAACATCGCCAACGCCTTGTTTGGCGGCACGGCTCCGTTTATCGCCACGTGGCTGATTCAACTCACCGGCAACAAAATGGCTCCGGCCTGGTACTTGCTGGCCGCGGCAGCGGTTGCTTTGATCGCAATGCTGGCCAGTCGCGAAACAGCACACAAAGCACTGCAGGATTAAAAACCGGCCTCCCTGGGTTTGTGTAGGAGCGAGCTTGCCTCGCGATCTTTTAAAGCATCAAAAGATCGCGAGACAAGCTCGCTCCTACAGATTTCTGGGGTCA
This window encodes:
- a CDS encoding contractile injection system protein, VgrG/Pvc8 family codes for the protein MSRILPLPRFSLTVEGITNAFHVLSFNGNEAINLPYTFVVEIVCEHANLDLVELLHQPAFLAYGTDGQGVHGQIYAIAQGLPHPDFTLYTLTLVPQLAYLEHRTNQRIFEQQTAEQIIGQLLKEHSIFSDTYAFKLEHVCHVRDYCVQHHETDLHFLQRLCEEEGIHYHFQHTRQGHLLVFGDNQNAFSALEHPTPFLFDKNHPSALNSGYFNAMWLLTEIHHQGKQPHTLEHTPTDGFVQGYRNQFAVTLLGEAYRPACKHTRPCVLETHIARVIKNDTAQRVKVQFHWHSQVQKAQNSCCWLPMPPSWETPPPVGTEVLVAFFKGNPDQPMITGCLSESCGPADRQPGNSSLCSVLRSRSTPNGTGYNEVQIEAPMKLSASTASAKRAPHGH
- a CDS encoding ABC transporter permease; the protein is MNAPQPMTLKPPPQTSGAVTPSAARAVNRARLLRNALPAVSLIVLLATIFIMQPRAMSYMGMNLMLNLAVPIALATIAQMLIITVNDLDLSLGSFISFVACVAATLLNDHPLLGCLALVGCVAVYALLGALIHIRQLPAIVVTLGMSFIWVGGAVLLLPAPGGSAPQWLQALVKIKTPLLPFAVVVCVLLAVAVHLFLMRSTWGVVLRGAGGNPLAIAKAGWSLLRIKVTLYAMAGTFGVLSGLFLVGLTTSADANMALRYTLLSIAGVILGGGEFTGGRVSPVGAVLGALTLVLAGSLLSFIRISPDWQIGAQGAILILVLALRTAVNRLEARPA
- a CDS encoding alpha/beta hydrolase, coding for MRNLPLLLALLLALALPVQAAQARPAPDQPMDTRLLQRNDLSYRFSSLLIDSADGQRHYQLWIGRPTTPPPAGGYPLVWMLDGNAAIGALDPPLLKTLADGKAPLLVAVGYQTPLRIERTARTYDYTPNRPGLARQADPLTDQPSGGADEFLDLLRDKMRPAVAAQAPINLQQQTLWGHSYGGLLVLHALLTRPAEFAHYAAASPSLWWTEVKPPANFKQRLDGHHAHLLLMRGTAEPGNPRGPSVGQADRLMQQLKHQLSGIPGLTVDYHTFDGMSHGETLPASLRYVLETQDL
- a CDS encoding TonB-dependent siderophore receptor; translated protein: MSLHALRPLAPFVLSSCWLLASSVHAATQDTTPAPLELQNTNVVATALEETKQAPGVSIITAEDIKKRPPANDLSQIIRTMPGVNLTGNSTSGQRGNNRQIDIRGMGPENTLILVDGKPVNSRNSVRYGWRGERDSRGDTNWVPADQVERIEVLRGPAAALYGNGAAGGVVNIITKQAGTETHGNATVYSNFPTHGDEGATKRVSFGLNGPLTDNLSYRVYGNVAKTDSDDWDINSGHESERTGTQAGTLPAGREGVRNKDVNGLLSWRITPDQTLDFEAGYSRQGNIYSGDTQNTNSNTYVKNLLGHETNRTYRETYALTHRADWDFGNSMAYLQYEKTRNTRINEGLAGGTEGIFSSNDFYTAVLKDLTAHGEVNLPLHAGFDQTLTLGTEWTQQKLDDPSANTQTTSEGGSVSGLTSTNRSTESAAQIFSLFAADNIELYPGTMLTPGLRLDHHSVVGDNWSPSLNLSHALTDTVTLKAGIARSYKAPNLYQLDPDYLLYSRGQGCYGQSTSCYLQGNADLKAETSVNKELGIEYKHEGVVAGLTYFRNDYKNKIESGMTPVGTAVGGTGTYANAAIYQWENIPKALVEGLEGTLALPLAPQVTWTNNFTYMLQSKNKETGDYLSVTPRYTLNSMLDWQATQDLSLQASVAWYGKQTPKKYDYHGDRVTGTSNHQVSPYAITGISGTYAITSHLSVTAGVDNLFDKRLFRAGNAQGVTNIAGAGAATYNEPGRTIYTSLTASF
- a CDS encoding SMP-30/gluconolactonase/LRE family protein, which produces MNDEIYQYNDNRFRNLTIPNTQLERLYEGCRWAEGPVWFNDGGYLLWSDIPNQRILRWIPGQPVSVFRTESNFANGNTRDLQGRLVTCQHGTRSVTRTEPDGRITVLADQFEGKRLNSPNDVVVHSDGGIWFTDPTYGILSDYEGYQAEPEQSGRNVFRIDPNTFEITCVADDFEQPNGLAFSPDGKTLYVADSARSHDPDAAHHIRALQVIDNCRLGPSRVLAQIEPGIPDGLRVDVQGNIWTSAGDGVQCFDKNGVLLGKILLPEKVANLTFGGPRRNRLFITANTSLYSIFVAVAGAQWP
- a CDS encoding YqaA family protein codes for the protein MFELTSYLGLFFAAFGAASILPMQSEAVLVAMLLSGNYVAITLLCVATLGNVLGSVLNWVLGRSIERFRHHRWFPVSDPQLDKAQRFYLRYGRWSLLLSWVPVIGDPLTVIAGVMREPLWSFVLIVTLAKGARYLVLTAVTVGWA
- a CDS encoding ABC transporter permease, which produces MNLNLHFDRVRSKPWLWSFLAALLVWLATLVFTRGEGAGALTSSALSFSAFFVIVGVGQMLVITTGPGNIDLSIPANIALSGAVGMKLMDSQNDLIVLGVIGVLGVGVLVGCANYALIRVLRIPPIIATLSASFLLQSVAIAYGRSVRIAPPELFYQFSTGNVMGVPYLAVAVIVLTVFAGYLLSRTLYGRWALAVGQNMRAAELAGVRVERVRWATYVLSAVFASLCGVLLAGFSGGASLSMGDEYLLASIAVVVIGGTSVAGGFSNVPGLWGAALFLYLLVSMLNTFGASAGVRLILTGVIIIAVIAAVSGRKSLRSL